From Methylocystis sp. ATCC 49242, one genomic window encodes:
- a CDS encoding AAA family ATPase, giving the protein MFHLTMRVAWHGSRWNGRVCPAPSSNAFCVALDRIREERNDAAEDALAGKAWHELTPDQLPPCKAESGAFMNESEWIRRFEHPYASIKKAAATHGHLNPTVVKVPPFSAFALPFGWMLRSEQDAIDEKLPKPLPPDETSPFTSPWVFGRARQTALVDHVFDRLTPERSLVSFYCKEGHPLGDTISRLVVGVGRIQSIAPVKQYDAPGGKDTYPMWDRLLRHSIRPDGVDGFLFPYHDYLEPTGDSAEDSRRAALLAEIAVPADPAHMRVFSYAAELAPADIALSTLIRCLQAVRKIRAHGIATGPWERREEWLNTQIGLAWKERGAFPGLGSALEALGMRLGTALTLELLASGTVASDGDPWPHVDALLRGKVKSPQPVYDADLKAVRDTWVNLADERRFLLKLLSRFALTPAQTARWFDPAKRAAASTAPTTDAELIANPYRMSEVDLGDAKESPVSVGTIDRGLLPDATIAAKHPAPEPSRVQSAGDPRRLRAVLVAVLRRASENGDALLSVTEAVEKAATLELAHPCLIGVDWPATNASAVTGVVELIELPAPEGQDAGIYAVQLSDLKTREERLRSVLAKRAGKAAPSVTTDWKKLLVDAIKGAGGAFDPKNARHVLAIEEQATALARVTSRCLTTLVGRAGTGKTSVMGALLLNDALARDGILLLAPTGKARVRLGKAAKAEAMTVAQFLNELGRYDRVRQRPRFQGKEKRRKEKTVVIDECSMLTMDDLAAVLDALDLAHVQRLILVGDPNQLPPIGVGRPFADLTSYLQTTDAKSDTGLALGEALARLTVEVRAVAGANQASDTLRLASWFTRETQPVDADRVLSDLETGRPFNDLDLFFWKTPDELRSRVNGGDKMCMKAG; this is encoded by the coding sequence GTGTTTCATCTTACCATGCGTGTGGCGTGGCACGGTTCGCGCTGGAATGGGCGGGTCTGTCCGGCTCCGTCCTCGAATGCGTTTTGCGTCGCGCTCGACCGCATTCGCGAGGAAAGGAACGACGCCGCGGAGGACGCTCTGGCCGGAAAGGCTTGGCATGAGCTGACGCCAGACCAGCTGCCGCCGTGCAAAGCCGAGTCGGGCGCCTTCATGAACGAGTCTGAGTGGATACGGCGTTTCGAGCATCCTTACGCGTCGATTAAGAAGGCTGCAGCGACGCACGGCCACCTAAACCCGACCGTCGTCAAGGTTCCGCCGTTCTCTGCCTTCGCGTTACCGTTCGGCTGGATGCTACGCAGCGAGCAGGACGCGATAGACGAGAAGCTGCCGAAGCCCTTGCCGCCGGACGAGACCTCGCCGTTCACGAGCCCGTGGGTTTTCGGTCGCGCTCGCCAGACGGCTCTCGTCGACCATGTCTTCGACCGCCTGACGCCTGAGCGTTCGCTCGTCTCCTTCTATTGCAAGGAAGGCCACCCGCTCGGGGACACGATCTCGCGCCTGGTGGTCGGCGTCGGACGCATCCAGTCGATAGCGCCGGTCAAGCAGTATGACGCGCCGGGCGGGAAGGACACTTACCCGATGTGGGACCGCCTTCTCCGGCATTCGATCCGGCCAGACGGCGTCGACGGTTTCCTGTTTCCGTACCACGATTACCTTGAACCCACCGGCGACTCGGCCGAGGACTCGCGTCGAGCGGCGCTCCTTGCCGAGATTGCTGTCCCCGCCGACCCAGCCCATATGCGGGTTTTCTCCTACGCTGCGGAGCTCGCCCCCGCGGACATCGCGCTATCGACGCTGATCCGGTGCCTTCAGGCGGTCCGGAAAATCCGAGCTCACGGGATCGCCACGGGACCCTGGGAGAGGCGCGAGGAGTGGTTGAACACTCAGATCGGGCTGGCCTGGAAAGAACGTGGGGCTTTCCCGGGCCTCGGTTCGGCTCTCGAGGCGCTGGGGATGCGCCTTGGGACGGCCCTGACGCTTGAGCTGTTGGCGTCGGGAACGGTCGCGTCCGATGGAGACCCTTGGCCCCACGTTGACGCCTTGCTGCGCGGCAAGGTGAAATCGCCGCAGCCCGTTTATGACGCCGACCTCAAGGCCGTCCGCGACACCTGGGTCAACCTTGCTGACGAGCGGCGGTTCCTACTGAAGCTGCTCTCGCGCTTCGCCCTCACTCCGGCGCAAACGGCACGTTGGTTCGATCCCGCTAAACGCGCCGCTGCGAGCACGGCGCCGACGACCGACGCCGAGCTAATCGCGAACCCGTACCGCATGAGCGAGGTTGACCTCGGTGACGCGAAGGAATCACCGGTCTCAGTCGGAACGATTGACCGTGGCCTGCTCCCGGACGCGACGATCGCCGCTAAACACCCTGCGCCCGAACCCTCGCGCGTCCAGTCCGCGGGCGACCCGCGCCGCCTGCGGGCCGTTCTCGTTGCGGTGCTGCGGCGCGCCTCCGAGAACGGCGACGCGCTCTTGAGTGTCACGGAAGCCGTGGAGAAGGCGGCCACACTCGAGCTGGCGCACCCCTGCCTGATTGGTGTCGACTGGCCCGCCACTAACGCCTCCGCGGTGACGGGTGTCGTCGAGCTTATCGAGCTTCCGGCGCCCGAGGGGCAAGACGCCGGGATTTACGCGGTCCAGCTTTCGGACCTGAAGACCCGTGAAGAGCGGCTCCGCTCGGTGCTCGCGAAGCGGGCGGGGAAGGCTGCGCCGTCCGTGACCACGGACTGGAAGAAGCTCTTGGTCGACGCGATCAAGGGAGCGGGCGGCGCTTTCGATCCAAAGAACGCGCGGCACGTGCTTGCCATCGAGGAGCAGGCCACCGCGCTCGCGCGCGTCACCTCCCGGTGTCTGACGACCCTCGTCGGGCGGGCCGGGACGGGCAAAACGTCGGTCATGGGCGCGCTGCTGCTCAACGACGCCCTCGCTCGGGACGGGATCTTGCTGCTCGCGCCGACCGGCAAGGCCCGCGTCCGGCTCGGAAAGGCCGCCAAGGCCGAAGCGATGACGGTCGCCCAGTTTCTGAACGAGCTCGGCCGCTACGACCGGGTCCGCCAGCGTCCGCGGTTCCAGGGCAAGGAGAAGCGCCGAAAGGAGAAGACGGTCGTCATCGATGAGTGCTCGATGCTTACCATGGACGACCTCGCGGCCGTGCTCGACGCGCTCGACCTGGCGCACGTTCAGCGGCTCATCCTGGTCGGCGACCCCAACCAGCTGCCTCCGATCGGGGTAGGACGTCCCTTCGCCGACCTTACGTCCTATCTGCAGACCACCGACGCGAAGAGCGACACCGGTCTGGCGCTCGGCGAGGCGCTTGCCCGGCTGACGGTGGAGGTCCGAGCTGTCGCGGGTGCGAACCAAGCGTCGGATACGCTCCGCCTCGCGTCCTGGTTCACGAGAGAGACGCAGCCCGTCGACGCCGACCGCGTCCTCAGCGACCTGGAGACCGGGCGGCCCTTCAATGACCTGGATCTGTTCTTCTGGAAGACGCCCGACGAGCTGCGGAGCCGTGTCAATGGCGGGGACAAAATGTGCATGAAGGCGGGGTAA
- a CDS encoding IS5 family transposase, producing MSPIRKPYPSDVSDEEWSLVAPYLTLMDEGAPQRQHSLRELFNGLRYVLRYGIAWRAMPNDLPPWFAVYQQSQRWLSAGVFEALAQDLRAQLRVASGRAAEPTAAIIDSRTLRSTPESGPRAGYDGAKRKRGSKLHMAVDTLGHLLALHVTPANVDDRAEVGKLIAAVQDVTGESVELVYVDQGYTGEKASEAAKAQGAELCVVKLAEAKKGFVLLPKRWVVERSFAWATRCRRLVKDYERYAQTLAGLHVVAFACLMLKRAADFMIQGA from the coding sequence ATGTCTCCGATTCGCAAACCTTATCCGTCTGACGTCAGCGACGAAGAATGGTCGCTGGTTGCGCCTTATCTGACGCTCATGGACGAAGGCGCGCCGCAGCGTCAACATTCGCTGCGCGAGCTGTTCAACGGCCTGCGTTACGTGCTGCGCTACGGCATCGCCTGGCGCGCCATGCCCAACGATCTGCCGCCATGGTTCGCCGTGTATCAGCAATCGCAGCGCTGGCTGTCGGCGGGCGTGTTCGAGGCGCTTGCGCAGGATCTGCGCGCCCAGTTGCGCGTCGCTTCCGGGCGGGCGGCGGAGCCGACGGCGGCGATCATCGACAGCCGCACCTTGCGCTCGACCCCTGAGAGCGGCCCACGAGCGGGCTATGACGGCGCGAAGCGAAAGCGCGGCTCGAAGCTGCACATGGCAGTCGACACATTGGGCCATTTGCTGGCGTTGCATGTCACGCCGGCGAATGTCGATGACCGCGCCGAGGTCGGCAAGCTCATCGCAGCCGTGCAGGATGTGACAGGCGAAAGCGTCGAACTCGTTTATGTCGATCAGGGCTACACCGGCGAAAAGGCGTCCGAGGCCGCAAAGGCGCAGGGCGCCGAGCTTTGCGTCGTCAAACTCGCCGAGGCCAAAAAAGGCTTCGTGTTGCTGCCCAAGCGCTGGGTGGTCGAGCGTTCATTCGCCTGGGCGACGCGATGCAGGCGGCTCGTCAAAGACTACGAGCGCTATGCTCAGACCCTCGCAGGACTCCACGTCGTCGCCTTCGCATGTCTCATGCTCAAGCGCGCAGCAGATTTCATGATCCAAGGTGCATAA
- a CDS encoding IS3 family transposase (programmed frameshift), which translates to MARRIFSREFKVEAVRLVKERGVTVAQACRDLDVHENVLRRWVRDLTTDPVQAFPGHGQRKPEQLEIERLRREVAKLRAERDILKKAGSLLCEGSEMRFAFVAKHRSVWPVAWLCEALDVSRSGFHAWLRRGPSARSVADEELTKKIRASFVGSARTYGARRVWRDVLAEGVSCGLHKIERLMRANALRARPRRRGQPKDDGQRSAVVAPNVLDRQFAAQAPNQKWIADFTYIWTAEGWLYVAAVIDLFSRRVVGWSMKAEMTAGLVADALMMAIWRRGKPDALLHHSDRGSQYTSEQFQRLMADNGVVCSMSRSGNVWDNAAMESFFSSLKTERIGKKLYRTPDDARADVFDYVERFYNPVRRHSTIGYVSPVEFEKKVGVT; encoded by the exons ATGGCGAGACGGATATTCAGTCGGGAGTTCAAGGTCGAGGCGGTTCGGTTGGTGAAGGAGCGCGGCGTCACCGTCGCGCAGGCCTGCCGCGATCTGGATGTGCATGAGAACGTGTTGCGGCGCTGGGTTCGGGATCTGACGACGGATCCCGTGCAGGCCTTCCCCGGACACGGCCAGCGGAAGCCGGAGCAACTGGAGATCGAAAGGCTGCGCCGTGAGGTCGCCAAACTGCGGGCGGAGCGCGACATTCTAAAAAAGGCCG GCAGCCTTCTTTGCGAGGGAAGCGAAATGAGGTTCGCTTTCGTCGCAAAGCACCGGAGCGTCTGGCCGGTGGCGTGGCTCTGCGAAGCGCTGGACGTGTCCCGATCGGGCTTTCACGCCTGGCTGCGTCGCGGGCCGAGCGCCCGATCGGTCGCGGACGAGGAGCTGACAAAGAAAATCCGCGCGAGCTTCGTGGGCAGCGCCCGAACCTACGGCGCCCGCCGCGTCTGGCGGGACGTTCTAGCCGAAGGCGTCTCCTGCGGCCTGCACAAGATCGAACGGTTGATGCGGGCAAACGCCTTGCGGGCGCGACCGCGTCGCCGGGGTCAGCCGAAGGACGACGGACAAAGGTCGGCGGTCGTCGCGCCGAATGTTCTCGACCGGCAGTTCGCCGCGCAAGCGCCGAACCAGAAGTGGATCGCCGACTTCACCTATATTTGGACGGCGGAAGGCTGGCTCTACGTCGCCGCAGTCATCGACCTGTTCTCGCGAAGGGTCGTCGGCTGGTCGATGAAAGCCGAGATGACCGCTGGTCTTGTCGCGGATGCATTGATGATGGCGATCTGGCGTCGCGGCAAGCCGGACGCCTTGCTGCATCACTCCGACAGGGGCAGCCAATATACGAGCGAGCAGTTCCAGCGCCTCATGGCCGACAATGGCGTCGTTTGCTCGATGAGCCGATCCGGCAATGTCTGGGACAATGCGGCGATGGAGAGCTTCTTCTCTTCACTGAAGACGGAGCGGATCGGGAAGAAACTCTACCGCACGCCTGACGACGCCCGGGCAGACGTCTTCGATTACGTCGAGCGGTTCTACAACCCCGTCCGCAGGCATTCGACGATCGGCTACGTCAGCCCGGTTGAGTTCGAAAAGAAGGTGGGAGTAACTTAA
- a CDS encoding globin-coupled sensor protein: protein MTNLDNSTSTAVSISERLDFIGLDERTRAELRSMAPLIEENIGGALTAFYDKVRKTPHTAKFFSSDKHLDAAKSRQAAHWGVITGAAFNETYAQAVRAIGKTHARLGLEPRWYIGGYTLVIEQLIHALVKDRWPGIMGHGKHRAREMAESLSSLVKASLLDMELSISVYLEELEEKRRQSEAGRLAAEANQTHAIEVLAEALKTLASGDLQTRINADLASEFETLKSDFNETVERLRESLTSVAESAAMIAQATNEIATAADDLSRRTESQAANLEETSAALAEITNTINETAKTTRSANNIVSTTKEEAEKASVIVASAVQAMAGIERSSENIGQIIGVIDEIAFQTNLLALNAGVEAARAGEAGRGFAVVASEVRALAQRSADAAKEIKGLISTSSVEVSKGVTLVGGTGEALATIATRVTEVSALVAAISANAHDQAMALNQVNVAVTQMDQATQSNAAMVEETNAATQSLRQGTIVLDESISKFSFGDAAYRRAPSNQPRPALKVVGR, encoded by the coding sequence GTGACAAATCTAGACAATTCGACTAGCACAGCTGTCTCAATATCCGAGCGGCTCGATTTTATCGGCCTCGATGAAAGGACAAGGGCCGAGCTTCGCAGCATGGCGCCTTTGATTGAAGAAAATATCGGTGGCGCTTTGACGGCCTTCTACGACAAGGTCCGCAAGACGCCGCACACGGCGAAATTCTTTTCCAGTGATAAGCATCTGGATGCTGCGAAGAGCCGGCAGGCGGCGCATTGGGGTGTGATAACTGGCGCCGCCTTCAATGAGACCTACGCGCAGGCAGTACGCGCTATCGGCAAGACGCATGCAAGATTGGGACTGGAGCCGCGCTGGTATATCGGTGGTTACACGCTCGTCATCGAGCAATTGATCCACGCTCTCGTAAAAGATCGCTGGCCGGGCATCATGGGCCACGGCAAGCATCGCGCCAGAGAAATGGCCGAATCGCTGTCGAGTCTCGTCAAGGCCTCCCTGCTCGATATGGAGCTGTCGATTTCGGTATATCTCGAGGAACTCGAGGAGAAGCGCAGACAAAGTGAGGCTGGGCGCCTGGCCGCCGAGGCGAATCAGACGCATGCGATAGAAGTTCTGGCTGAAGCCTTGAAGACGCTCGCTAGCGGCGATCTGCAGACGCGAATCAATGCAGATCTTGCCTCCGAGTTCGAGACGCTGAAGTCCGACTTCAATGAGACGGTCGAGCGCCTGCGGGAGTCGTTGACGTCCGTCGCCGAATCGGCGGCGATGATTGCCCAGGCGACCAATGAAATCGCCACCGCAGCGGATGACCTGTCCCGACGGACCGAATCGCAGGCTGCGAACCTCGAAGAAACGTCCGCCGCCCTGGCGGAAATCACCAACACCATCAACGAAACCGCAAAGACCACCCGCTCCGCCAACAACATAGTGTCGACGACAAAGGAGGAGGCCGAGAAGGCAAGCGTGATCGTCGCGAGCGCCGTCCAGGCAATGGCCGGCATTGAACGATCTTCTGAAAATATCGGCCAGATCATCGGCGTAATCGACGAAATTGCGTTTCAGACAAATCTTCTCGCTCTCAATGCTGGGGTGGAGGCGGCGCGAGCCGGTGAGGCAGGGCGGGGTTTCGCCGTGGTCGCGTCCGAAGTGCGCGCGCTGGCGCAACGATCCGCCGACGCTGCGAAGGAGATCAAGGGATTGATCTCGACATCGAGCGTAGAGGTTTCGAAAGGGGTGACGCTGGTTGGCGGAACGGGCGAGGCGCTTGCGACGATTGCAACCCGCGTCACGGAAGTCAGCGCGCTGGTGGCCGCGATTTCCGCCAATGCGCATGATCAGGCCATGGCGCTCAATCAGGTCAATGTCGCTGTCACTCAAATGGATCAAGCAACCCAGAGCAATGCGGCCATGGTCGAGGAGACGAACGCGGCGACGCAAAGCCTGAGACAGGGGACGATCGTTCTCGACGAGTCGATTTCCAAATTCAGCTTCGGAGACGCCGCGTATCGCCGCGCGCCGTCGAATCAGCCGCGCCCCGCGCTCAAAGTCGTGGGGAGATGA
- a CDS encoding HD-GYP domain-containing protein, with the protein MTVLVSIAKLDARDEGRHEETSSIRRVGELLEQAFQFAPKRKLVESPQERDFFRAEIAALRAELARRDAETGRVEQTAMLALAYLAEARDADTGNHLLRTQHYVRLLATKLRAFPRFSPILTDRYIDLLTWSAPLHDIGKVGIPDRILLKPDQLTEEEMAIMRTHTTLGARVIEQTERDMRQPAPFLAVAKEIAHWHHERWDGSGYPDGLSGAEIPLSARVTAIVDVFDALISNRVYKRSLPFEEARKIIAAGSGAQFDPDVTDAFLTGFDDFVSVAVNHSDHCSGPTE; encoded by the coding sequence ATGACGGTCCTCGTTTCCATTGCAAAACTGGACGCAAGGGATGAAGGCCGCCACGAAGAGACGTCATCGATCAGGCGGGTCGGCGAACTGCTGGAACAGGCTTTTCAATTTGCGCCGAAGCGAAAGCTTGTTGAATCGCCGCAGGAGAGAGATTTTTTCAGAGCCGAGATCGCCGCGCTGAGGGCGGAATTGGCGCGGCGCGACGCTGAAACCGGACGAGTCGAGCAGACGGCCATGCTTGCCTTGGCGTATCTGGCTGAAGCGCGCGACGCCGATACTGGAAACCACCTGCTGCGCACGCAACACTATGTCCGGCTGCTTGCGACAAAGCTGCGCGCATTCCCGCGTTTCTCACCCATTCTGACCGATCGCTATATCGACTTGCTGACATGGTCGGCGCCGCTGCACGATATCGGCAAAGTCGGCATACCGGATCGGATCCTGCTCAAGCCTGATCAGCTTACAGAGGAGGAGATGGCCATCATGCGAACCCATACGACGCTGGGCGCGCGAGTGATCGAGCAGACCGAACGGGACATGCGGCAGCCCGCGCCATTTCTCGCCGTGGCGAAGGAAATCGCTCATTGGCATCATGAGAGGTGGGACGGCAGCGGCTATCCTGATGGCCTTTCAGGCGCCGAGATCCCGCTGTCGGCGCGAGTAACCGCCATAGTGGATGTTTTCGACGCGCTGATATCGAATCGCGTCTACAAGCGCAGCCTGCCGTTCGAGGAGGCCCGCAAGATCATTGCGGCGGGAAGCGGCGCACAATTCGATCCTGACGTCACGGATGCTTTTCTGACTGGGTTCGACGACTTCGTGTCTGTCGCGGTCAATCATTCGGATCACTGTAGCGGCCCAACCGAATGA
- a CDS encoding response regulator transcription factor, translating into MRNKETIFIVDDDADVRHALKLLLTSLGHVVRTYSSARDFLAEVGPEDCSCLLTDIRMPGMSGVDLLMKMKESAIKIPVVVMTAYADVPLAIQVMKEGAIDLIQKPFTDATLLTVVNSALAHENDQGAREAEVKAIQERLTTLTPRERDVLNGLLAGRSNKIIAHNLGIGVRTVETHRGTIMEKMQAESFADLVRMSLIGQFDRR; encoded by the coding sequence ATGCGTAACAAGGAGACGATATTCATCGTCGATGACGACGCGGACGTCCGTCACGCGCTGAAACTGTTATTGACAAGCCTCGGGCATGTCGTCCGAACCTATTCGTCAGCCAGGGATTTCCTCGCCGAGGTTGGCCCCGAGGATTGCAGCTGTCTTCTCACCGACATCCGCATGCCGGGAATGAGCGGCGTCGACCTTCTGATGAAAATGAAGGAGTCGGCGATCAAGATTCCCGTCGTCGTCATGACGGCCTACGCCGATGTGCCGCTCGCGATTCAGGTCATGAAGGAAGGGGCAATCGATCTCATTCAAAAACCGTTCACCGATGCGACCTTGCTGACGGTCGTGAACAGCGCCCTCGCTCATGAAAATGATCAGGGCGCGCGCGAAGCGGAGGTCAAGGCGATACAGGAGAGGCTTACGACCCTCACCCCGAGAGAGCGCGACGTTCTGAACGGCTTGCTCGCCGGGCGCTCGAACAAGATCATCGCGCATAATCTCGGCATAGGGGTGAGAACGGTCGAGACCCATCGCGGAACGATCATGGAGAAAATGCAAGCGGAAAGCTTCGCGGACCTCGTGCGCATGTCCCTCATCGGGCAATTCGATCGACGGTGA
- a CDS encoding PAS domain S-box protein, which yields MTNAPSRRVQQTAAALKRWLPAGGQWPSPVTWQGLALAVCLPAAAGLMEWMLWPWISPSIWIFVYPAVFLASRWTGFWGGIVSTILGAAMVWFIFIPLQASAMSLEFIPPWSTLSFVAMGYLFSDTHERLRRKHVRIESRFEAIFDQAAVGIGLVGLDGRFFLVNRKLCEMLGYSADELQAMSFQQITEPEDLTESLSHRQRLIDGEIQINGFEKRYIRADGEAFWVNITLSLGRKPNGEPDYIIAIVENIEKRKKIEAELRNKTAALDEAQRVSDFGTWWWDFRTGAGYYSDAVYEIYGRDPTLGPAGFQETQKYFTPESWSRLVAERAKCMAGGTRWECDLELARADGGPRWVTMRAEMERDSTGAVVRSYGSVQDITKRKKAELALIESEERMQLFIEHAPAALAMFDREMRYLSASHRWMDDYALDERDIIGRSHYDLFPEIPERWKEVHRRAQAGEVVRANEDKFVRKDGSIQWLRWEARPWRNASGAVGGIVIFAEDISGIVNARNEILRANAELEARVAARTAELDEARQKAELNNERLRMAVAAGAIGTLDIDLLHDTVVVDDNWRELYGFAPDSPVTTALIDRCIFPDDMPMVAEARRKAFDPRDGGSYRAQYRIRRPDSGAERWISSHAQVHFDDDRPVRVVGVARDITVERRLELSLHEKAQLAEQIKASEARLRAVIDGAGDAIITIDDTGVIQSINAAGVRMFGYERDEIIGRKVQLLTNEPIRSSHDGYIQNYLRTGVAKIIGVSREVEGRRKDGTLFPAELAISEAKFDKTRLFVGFMRDLSAQREAEANIERLRTERATAIGGIAVALAHEINQPFLASVAYLNTARQLLGKQTPQHFPAIEETLDLAANQIMRAGQIINHLREFASSGEPDKTFQHLHELIRNVGSLTEDSLKQADVELTLRLNAEPDRVLVDKVQIKQVLHNLIRNAKQAMSNSTTRKLTIATESIEDDMIRIDIIDTGCGLTQETMARLFEPFVTTKDYGMGVGLSISRSIIEAHYGKLWAEPNPDGGAIFSFTLPSATNGAADA from the coding sequence ATGACCAATGCGCCGTCGCGGCGAGTCCAGCAAACCGCCGCCGCCCTGAAACGCTGGCTCCCTGCGGGCGGGCAGTGGCCGAGTCCAGTTACATGGCAGGGTCTTGCGCTGGCCGTATGTCTGCCCGCCGCGGCCGGATTGATGGAGTGGATGCTGTGGCCGTGGATTTCCCCCAGCATCTGGATTTTCGTCTATCCGGCCGTTTTCCTCGCCTCGCGCTGGACCGGCTTCTGGGGTGGGATCGTGAGCACGATCCTCGGCGCGGCGATGGTGTGGTTCATCTTTATTCCATTGCAGGCCAGCGCGATGAGCCTGGAGTTCATCCCCCCCTGGTCGACGCTCAGCTTCGTGGCAATGGGCTATCTTTTCAGCGACACCCATGAGCGTCTGCGCCGCAAGCATGTGCGCATTGAAAGCCGCTTCGAGGCGATTTTCGATCAGGCGGCGGTCGGCATCGGCCTCGTAGGGCTCGACGGCAGATTCTTCCTCGTCAATCGCAAGCTTTGCGAGATGCTCGGCTACAGCGCCGACGAATTACAGGCGATGAGCTTCCAGCAGATCACGGAGCCTGAAGATCTGACCGAAAGTCTCTCGCACCGCCAGCGGCTCATCGATGGCGAAATACAGATAAACGGATTTGAAAAAAGGTACATTCGCGCCGATGGGGAGGCTTTCTGGGTCAATATCACGCTTTCGCTCGGCAGAAAGCCGAATGGCGAACCCGATTATATCATCGCCATCGTCGAGAATATCGAGAAGCGCAAGAAGATCGAAGCCGAGCTGAGAAACAAGACGGCCGCGCTCGACGAAGCGCAAAGGGTGAGCGACTTCGGAACCTGGTGGTGGGATTTCCGCACCGGCGCCGGCTATTATTCAGACGCGGTCTACGAGATTTATGGACGTGACCCCACGCTCGGCCCCGCCGGCTTTCAGGAGACGCAAAAATATTTCACGCCCGAAAGCTGGTCCCGACTCGTCGCGGAACGCGCGAAATGCATGGCGGGCGGGACGCGATGGGAATGCGACCTCGAGCTGGCGCGGGCGGACGGCGGGCCAAGATGGGTCACGATGCGCGCGGAGATGGAGCGAGATTCGACCGGCGCGGTTGTCAGATCCTACGGTTCGGTTCAGGACATTACGAAACGCAAGAAAGCGGAACTCGCGCTTATTGAAAGCGAAGAGAGGATGCAGCTTTTCATCGAACACGCGCCAGCCGCCCTGGCAATGTTTGACCGCGAGATGCGTTATCTCTCCGCAAGCCATCGCTGGATGGATGATTATGCGCTCGACGAGCGCGATATCATCGGGCGCTCGCATTACGATCTCTTCCCCGAAATCCCCGAACGCTGGAAGGAAGTCCACCGCAGGGCTCAGGCGGGAGAGGTCGTCCGGGCGAACGAGGACAAATTCGTCCGCAAGGACGGCAGCATCCAATGGCTGCGCTGGGAGGCGCGTCCATGGCGTAATGCCAGCGGCGCCGTTGGCGGCATCGTTATCTTTGCCGAGGACATCAGCGGCATTGTCAATGCGAGAAACGAAATCCTGCGCGCGAACGCCGAGCTGGAGGCGCGCGTCGCCGCCCGCACAGCGGAGCTGGACGAAGCGCGCCAGAAAGCCGAATTGAACAACGAGCGCCTTCGCATGGCGGTTGCCGCGGGCGCCATCGGCACATTGGACATCGACCTCTTGCATGACACAGTCGTGGTCGACGACAACTGGCGCGAGCTGTATGGATTTGCGCCCGACAGTCCTGTCACGACGGCTCTGATCGACCGCTGCATCTTTCCAGACGATATGCCCATGGTGGCCGAGGCGAGACGCAAGGCTTTCGATCCGAGAGACGGAGGCAGTTATCGCGCGCAATACCGTATTCGCCGCCCGGACAGCGGCGCCGAACGATGGATCAGCTCGCACGCACAGGTCCATTTCGACGACGACCGGCCCGTCCGCGTCGTCGGCGTCGCTCGTGATATAACCGTTGAGCGTCGTCTCGAGCTTTCGCTACATGAGAAAGCGCAACTCGCCGAGCAGATCAAGGCGAGCGAGGCGAGGCTGCGCGCAGTGATCGACGGCGCGGGCGACGCGATCATCACGATCGACGACACCGGCGTCATTCAGTCGATCAATGCCGCCGGCGTCCGCATGTTCGGCTATGAGCGGGACGAAATCATCGGCCGCAAGGTTCAATTACTGACAAACGAACCAATCCGGAGCTCGCACGACGGCTATATTCAGAATTATCTGCGAACCGGCGTCGCCAAGATCATCGGCGTCAGCAGGGAGGTCGAAGGACGACGCAAGGACGGGACGCTGTTTCCCGCCGAACTCGCCATTTCCGAGGCCAAATTCGATAAGACGCGTCTGTTCGTGGGCTTCATGCGCGATCTCTCCGCCCAACGCGAGGCCGAAGCGAATATCGAGCGGTTGCGCACGGAGCGCGCGACGGCGATCGGCGGAATCGCGGTCGCGCTGGCGCATGAGATCAACCAGCCGTTTCTGGCGAGCGTCGCCTATCTCAACACGGCGCGGCAACTATTGGGAAAGCAGACGCCGCAACATTTCCCCGCGATCGAGGAAACGCTGGACCTCGCCGCAAATCAGATCATGCGGGCGGGGCAGATCATCAACCACCTGCGCGAATTCGCCTCCAGCGGCGAGCCGGACAAGACCTTCCAGCATCTCCACGAACTGATCCGCAACGTCGGCAGTCTCACAGAGGATAGTCTGAAACAGGCGGACGTCGAACTGACCCTGCGACTGAATGCGGAACCGGATCGCGTGCTCGTGGACAAGGTGCAGATCAAGCAGGTCCTTCACAACCTCATCCGGAACGCCAAGCAGGCGATGAGCAATTCGACGACGCGGAAATTGACCATTGCAACCGAATCGATAGAGGATGACATGATACGCATCGATATTATCGACACGGGCTGCGGGCTCACTCAGGAAACCATGGCCAGATTGTTCGAGCCATTTGTCACGACAAAGGATTACGGCATGGGTGTTGGTCTGTCGATCTCGCGCTCGATCATCGAAGCGCATTATGGAAAATTATGGGCTGAACCAAACCCCGACGGCGGCGCCATATTCAGTTTCACATTGCCATCGGCGACGAACGGAGCGGCCGATGCGTAA